TCTTGATTTTAGAAAATCCTTTACTTTGTTTGCACTCTCCGAAAGAGGTTCATTTTCTGTATCTATTACCAAGTCTGCATTTGTTGGAGCCTCATAAGGATCATCAATTCCTGTAAATCCTTTAATCTCTCCTTTTCTTGCCTTGGCATACATTCCTTTGACATCTCTCTCTTCACATTTTGCTAGAGAACACTTAACGTAGACTTCTGCAAATTGATCACCTGAATCAATGATTTTTCTAGCATTTTCACGATTCTCAATGTATGGTGAAACCAGTGACACTGCGCTAGGTACTCCATGTTTTAGCAAAAGTTTTGCCAAATGTGCTACCTTTTTGTTGTGTTCATCTCTGCCTGCTTTTGAGAAATCTTTTGGTGAAAACCATTCTCTAAGTTCATCACCATCAAGCATTGCCAAATTTGGAATGTCTTTTTGCAAATCTTTTACGATGGTAGTCTTGCCTGAGCAAGGAAGACCAGTCATCCAAAGAACAAAAGGTTTCATATTCAAATTGTCAGATTAGCCCATAAAGAGCTTACGTTAATTTTGAAACCAATTTTGTTTTTCTAAGAAATCAATTTCTTTTATCATATCATCTACCTTTTTGGTAATTGCAGTAATTGATCTATATTGTTCATACATCTCAATTTCTTCTTCTTTTGATAGAACTTCAGCCTCTGCCTTGTCAAAAAAATTATTTTCTTT
Above is a window of Nitrosopumilus sp. K4 DNA encoding:
- the cysC gene encoding adenylyl-sulfate kinase; the encoded protein is MKPFVLWMTGLPCSGKTTIVKDLQKDIPNLAMLDGDELREWFSPKDFSKAGRDEHNKKVAHLAKLLLKHGVPSAVSLVSPYIENRENARKIIDSGDQFAEVYVKCSLAKCEERDVKGMYAKARKGEIKGFTGIDDPYEAPTNADLVIDTENEPLSESANKVKDFLKSRNLI